In Streptomyces sp. NBC_00091, the following proteins share a genomic window:
- a CDS encoding proline dehydrogenase family protein, whose protein sequence is MLGPAILAASRSDKMRRIVSAAPVTKPVVNRFIPGETVGQVIPIVEELTQKGLEVTLDVVGEDITAVEQSYAARDAYLELIRRLEELELGETVEMSVKLSMFGQALEGGHELALANVRPVVEAAAAIGTTVTLDAEDHTTLDSMFAIHEELRRDFPQTGCVIQAYLFRTEADARRLAAAGSRVRIVKGAYKEPAEVAYQDKGEIDKAYVRIMKILMEGEGYPMIGSHDPRLIAIAQELGRQAGRKLDEYEFQMLYGIRSEEHLRLAAEGHRMRVYTAYGTDWYGYFMRRLAEKPANLLFFLRSMITKN, encoded by the coding sequence GTGCTGGGTCCCGCGATCCTCGCCGCTTCGCGCAGCGACAAGATGCGCCGAATCGTCTCTGCCGCCCCGGTGACCAAGCCGGTGGTCAACCGCTTCATCCCCGGTGAGACGGTCGGCCAGGTCATCCCGATCGTCGAGGAGCTGACGCAGAAGGGCCTGGAGGTCACCCTCGACGTCGTCGGCGAGGACATCACCGCCGTCGAGCAGTCCTACGCGGCCCGGGACGCCTACCTGGAGCTCATCCGGCGCCTCGAGGAGCTGGAGCTGGGCGAGACGGTCGAGATGTCGGTCAAGCTGTCCATGTTCGGCCAGGCGCTGGAGGGCGGCCACGAGCTGGCCCTCGCCAACGTCCGCCCGGTCGTCGAGGCCGCCGCCGCCATCGGCACCACCGTGACCCTCGACGCCGAGGACCACACCACCCTCGACTCGATGTTCGCCATCCACGAGGAGCTGCGCCGGGACTTCCCGCAGACCGGCTGCGTGATCCAGGCCTACCTCTTCCGCACCGAGGCCGACGCCCGCCGCCTGGCCGCCGCCGGCAGCCGCGTCCGCATCGTGAAGGGCGCCTACAAGGAGCCCGCCGAGGTCGCGTACCAGGACAAGGGCGAGATCGACAAGGCGTACGTCCGGATCATGAAGATCCTGATGGAGGGCGAGGGCTACCCGATGATCGGGTCCCACGACCCGCGACTTATCGCCATCGCGCAGGAGCTGGGCCGCCAGGCCGGGCGCAAGCTGGACGAGTACGAGTTCCAGATGCTGTACGGCATCCGCAGCGAGGAGCACCTGCGGCTCGCCGCCGAAGGCCACCGGATGCGCGTCTACACGGCCTACGGCACCGACTGGTACGGCTACTTCATGCGCCGCCTCGCGGAGAAGCCGGCCAACCTCCTGTTCTTCCTCCGCTCGATGATCACGAAGAACTAG
- a CDS encoding CdaR family transcriptional regulator: protein MKGDYQDLVDEISALLGAPATLENRDFRLIAFGAHDSEDDLVMDPVRTRSILTRQSTAAVRSWFEAFGIARATGPVRIPAAPDAGVFRGRICLPVRYRGIVQGYVWLLDQDPGPGPAALEAAMEVAQRIGVLLAAEAKAGADLSREFLAVLTAGRGWQQDMAVAALRVALGAGADGLHAAVCVAPWAGEAPGSVPGAAAVCVVPSAPADPGGPGHGRGPGHGAGALAVLVRLRSGDALAPALAAVGRLLPRTATGAGPGGGAGAGAGTGAGSGGGAGPGSGTGAGAGAGAGPGSGAGAGTGPGAGAGVTAGLSDPVRALAELPAAWAQATAAARAAAAQPRLGPVAQWAGIGPYRMLAALAAGPADDPATRALLSPAHRELARTAEVFLDCAGQAGRAAAALGIHRQTLYYRLGRVEQLTGLDLDAGEDRLLLHMALKAAPLQG, encoded by the coding sequence GTGAAGGGCGATTACCAGGACCTGGTGGACGAGATCTCGGCGCTGCTCGGCGCCCCGGCGACGCTGGAGAACCGGGACTTCCGCCTCATCGCCTTCGGCGCGCACGACAGCGAGGACGACCTCGTGATGGACCCGGTGCGCACCCGCTCGATCCTGACCCGGCAGTCGACGGCGGCCGTCCGGTCCTGGTTCGAGGCCTTCGGCATCGCCCGCGCCACCGGCCCGGTACGGATCCCGGCGGCCCCGGACGCGGGGGTCTTCCGGGGGCGGATCTGCCTGCCCGTGCGGTACCGGGGCATCGTGCAGGGCTACGTGTGGCTCCTCGACCAGGATCCGGGCCCGGGTCCGGCGGCCCTGGAGGCGGCCATGGAGGTGGCCCAGCGGATCGGGGTGCTGCTCGCCGCGGAGGCCAAGGCGGGCGCCGACCTCTCCCGGGAGTTCCTGGCGGTGCTGACCGCCGGCCGGGGCTGGCAGCAGGACATGGCGGTGGCCGCGCTGCGGGTGGCGCTGGGGGCGGGGGCGGACGGGCTGCACGCCGCGGTGTGCGTGGCCCCGTGGGCCGGGGAGGCTCCGGGGTCGGTGCCGGGGGCGGCGGCGGTGTGCGTGGTTCCGTCGGCGCCCGCCGACCCGGGCGGCCCCGGGCACGGCCGCGGTCCCGGCCACGGGGCGGGCGCGCTCGCGGTGCTGGTCCGGCTGCGGTCGGGGGACGCGCTGGCGCCGGCCCTGGCGGCGGTCGGGCGGCTGCTGCCCCGCACGGCGACGGGCGCGGGGCCGGGCGGCGGCGCGGGGGCCGGGGCGGGTACGGGGGCCGGGTCAGGCGGCGGGGCCGGGCCGGGCTCAGGGACCGGGGCGGGGGCCGGGGCCGGGGCCGGGCCGGGCTCAGGAGCCGGGGCGGGTACGGGGCCCGGGGCGGGCGCGGGTGTCACCGCCGGGCTCTCCGACCCCGTCCGGGCGCTCGCGGAGCTGCCCGCCGCCTGGGCGCAGGCCACCGCCGCCGCCCGGGCGGCCGCCGCGCAGCCGCGGCTCGGGCCGGTGGCGCAGTGGGCGGGGATCGGCCCGTACCGGATGCTGGCCGCCCTGGCCGCCGGCCCGGCGGACGACCCGGCGACCCGGGCCCTGCTGAGCCCGGCCCACCGGGAACTGGCCCGCACCGCGGAGGTGTTCCTCGACTGCGCGGGGCAGGCCGGCCGCGCGGCGGCGGCGCTGGGCATCCACCGCCAGACCCTGTACTACCGGCTGGGCCGGGTGGAGCAGCTGACCGGGCTCGACCTGGACGCGGGCGAGGACCGGCTGTTGCTCCACATGGCCCTCAAGGCCGCCCCCCTGCAAGGCTGA
- a CDS encoding RDD family protein: MPFGSLSAEGDLGSLPPVGRARNTRPLPGSPAGSGRRCAATVIDLAIAVLVILVPLVGLDRALGPLGFTDEDARTVWRASAAVWLAAFVLLYSPLSVALRGATPGKRVMGLEVVRRADGERLGYGPAVVRHLANLVVTGVPVLCVANASSITLSADALGIHDKAVGSAVVHRR; this comes from the coding sequence ATGCCGTTCGGATCCCTGTCCGCCGAGGGTGACCTCGGCTCCCTCCCGCCCGTGGGCCGCGCCCGGAACACCCGCCCGCTCCCGGGCTCCCCGGCCGGGAGCGGGCGGCGCTGCGCCGCCACCGTCATCGACCTGGCGATCGCCGTCCTGGTGATCCTCGTCCCGCTCGTCGGGCTCGACCGGGCGCTCGGGCCGCTCGGCTTCACCGACGAGGACGCCCGGACCGTCTGGCGCGCCTCCGCGGCAGTCTGGCTCGCCGCGTTCGTGCTCCTGTACTCGCCGCTGAGCGTCGCGCTGCGGGGAGCCACCCCGGGCAAGCGGGTGATGGGCCTGGAGGTGGTGCGCCGCGCCGACGGCGAACGCCTCGGCTACGGCCCGGCGGTGGTCCGCCACCTCGCCAACCTCGTGGTCACCGGCGTCCCCGTGCTGTGCGTCGCGAACGCCTCCTCGATCACGCTCAGCGCGGACGCCCTCGGCATCCACGACAAGGCCGTCGGCAGCGCGGTGGTCCACCGGCGCTGA
- a CDS encoding TetR/AcrR family transcriptional regulator gives MGHKEDLLEGAKKCLVEKGFARTTARDIVGASGTNLASIGYHYGSKDALLTQAFIALMQEWGEAFQAGLTGEAGSLERFRALWEGVLAQHADSGPVWAASMEVALSGERLPELRGMLAASQAEGRRGLISMLTGTPEDELTERDERTLGAVCQALLNGLMIQWLFDADTAATAEEFTEGLRRIAEGLTGSGQSRGKAQGE, from the coding sequence ATGGGACACAAAGAAGATCTGCTCGAAGGCGCCAAGAAATGCCTGGTCGAGAAGGGGTTCGCACGCACCACGGCGCGCGACATCGTCGGCGCCTCCGGCACGAACCTCGCCTCCATCGGCTACCACTACGGCTCCAAGGACGCCCTGCTCACCCAGGCCTTCATCGCCCTGATGCAGGAGTGGGGCGAGGCCTTCCAGGCCGGACTGACCGGCGAGGCGGGCTCCCTGGAACGCTTCCGCGCGCTCTGGGAGGGTGTCCTGGCACAGCACGCGGACTCCGGCCCCGTCTGGGCGGCCAGCATGGAGGTCGCGCTGAGCGGGGAACGGCTGCCGGAGCTGCGGGGGATGCTCGCGGCCTCGCAGGCCGAAGGGCGCCGCGGCCTGATCTCGATGCTGACCGGCACCCCGGAGGACGAACTCACCGAACGCGACGAGCGCACCCTCGGCGCCGTCTGCCAGGCGCTGCTCAACGGCCTGATGATCCAGTGGCTGTTCGACGCCGACACCGCCGCCACGGCCGAGGAGTTCACGGAGGGGCTGCGCCGGATCGCCGAGGGGCTGACCGGATCCGGGCAGTCCCGGGGCAAGGCGCAGGGGGAGTAG
- a CDS encoding MFS transporter produces MTNPAATARLAGRREWTAFTVLLLPLLLVSMDVSVLYFAIPAITRELDPSATQQLWIFDSYAFALSGLLITMGSLGDRIGRRKLLLIGATAFGLASIGAGYATSAEMLIAARVLLGIGGATLMPSTLALVRNLFQDAKQRGKAIAIWSGAMTGGIALGSVLSGVMLNHFHWGSVFLINVPAMLLLLILVPVLVPEFKDPAPGRFDLLSVPLSMAAVLPVVYGLKEIAAEGFEPLYLGCLAVGLAFGYVFVRRQRTREDAMVGRALFRGRGFGAGIGLNTIAAFAMMGSAYFTTQYLQSVLGMGTLEAALWSLAPSVVIGAAAPVSAALAQKVDRAYVISGGFLVAAAGFALVALVGTDSLWLLLTGAGVLASGIVSVMSLVSDTALSSAPAEKAGSAASLLETGQEFGGALGMALLGSLGTAVYRADMAGAAPAARETLGGAVATAQQAGGEAGGQLLALAREAFVHGMQYAAWGGAVLLLGAAGLALTLMRGIKSPATAAAEPAPAVAVPAR; encoded by the coding sequence ATGACGAACCCCGCCGCCACCGCGCGCCTCGCCGGCCGCCGCGAATGGACCGCCTTCACGGTCCTCCTGCTGCCCCTGCTCCTGGTCTCGATGGACGTCTCCGTCCTCTACTTCGCCATCCCGGCCATCACCCGGGAGCTGGACCCGAGCGCCACCCAGCAGCTCTGGATCTTCGACAGCTACGCCTTCGCCCTCTCCGGGCTGCTGATCACGATGGGCTCGCTCGGCGACCGGATCGGCCGCCGCAAGCTGCTGCTGATCGGCGCGACCGCCTTCGGCCTCGCCTCCATCGGCGCCGGCTACGCCACCAGCGCCGAGATGCTGATCGCGGCCCGTGTGCTGCTGGGCATCGGCGGCGCCACCCTGATGCCGTCCACGCTGGCACTCGTACGGAACCTCTTCCAGGACGCCAAGCAGCGCGGCAAGGCCATCGCGATCTGGTCCGGGGCCATGACCGGCGGCATCGCCCTCGGCTCGGTGCTGAGCGGTGTGATGCTGAACCACTTCCACTGGGGCTCCGTCTTCCTGATCAACGTGCCCGCGATGCTGCTCCTGCTGATCCTGGTCCCGGTGCTGGTCCCGGAGTTCAAGGACCCGGCCCCCGGCCGCTTCGACCTGCTGAGCGTGCCGCTGTCCATGGCCGCCGTGCTGCCGGTGGTCTACGGGCTCAAGGAGATCGCCGCCGAGGGCTTCGAGCCCCTCTACCTGGGCTGCCTCGCCGTCGGCCTGGCCTTCGGATACGTCTTCGTCCGCCGCCAGCGCACCCGTGAGGACGCGATGGTCGGCCGGGCCCTCTTCCGGGGGCGCGGTTTCGGGGCCGGCATCGGCCTCAACACGATCGCCGCCTTCGCGATGATGGGCTCGGCCTACTTCACCACCCAGTACCTGCAGTCCGTGCTCGGCATGGGCACCCTCGAGGCCGCCCTGTGGAGCCTGGCGCCCTCGGTCGTCATCGGCGCCGCCGCGCCGGTCTCCGCCGCCCTGGCCCAGAAGGTGGACCGGGCCTACGTCATCTCCGGCGGGTTCCTCGTCGCCGCCGCCGGGTTCGCCCTGGTCGCCCTGGTGGGCACCGACTCCCTGTGGCTGCTGCTCACCGGCGCCGGGGTGCTGGCCAGCGGCATCGTGAGCGTGATGTCCCTGGTCTCCGACACCGCGCTCAGCTCGGCCCCGGCCGAGAAGGCCGGCTCGGCGGCCTCCCTGCTGGAGACGGGCCAGGAGTTCGGTGGAGCGCTCGGCATGGCCCTGCTGGGCAGCCTCGGCACCGCCGTCTACCGCGCGGACATGGCCGGCGCGGCGCCCGCCGCCCGGGAGACCCTGGGCGGCGCGGTGGCCACCGCCCAGCAGGCCGGGGGCGAGGCGGGAGGGCAGCTGCTGGCCCTGGCCCGGGAGGCCTTCGTCCACGGGATGCAGTACGCGGCCTGGGGCGGTGCAGTGCTGCTCCTCGGGGCGGCGGGGCTCGCGCTCACGCTGATGCGGGGCATCAAGAGCCCGGCCACCGCCGCGGCGGAGCCGGCCCCGGCGGTGGCGGTACCGGCGCGCTGA
- the serA gene encoding phosphoglycerate dehydrogenase, translating into MSSKPVVLIAEELSPATVDALGPDFEIRHVNGADRAELLPAIVEVDAILVRSATKVDAEAIAAAKKLKVVARAGVGLDNVDVSSATKAGVMVVNAPTSNIVTAAELACGLLVATARNIPQANTALKNGEWKRNKYTGVELSEKTLGVVGLGRIGVLVAQRMSAFGMKIVAYDPYVQPARAAQMGVKMLTLDELLEAADFITVHLPKTPETVGLIGDEALHKVKPSVRIVNAARGGIVDEAALYSAIKEGRVAGAGLDVYAKEPCTDSPLFELDQVVCTPHLGASTDEAQEKAGISVAKSVRLALAGELVPDAVNVQGGVIAEDVRPGLPLAEKLGRIFTALAGEVAVRLDVEVCGEITQHDVKVLELSALKGVFEDVVDETVSYVNAPLFAQERGVEVRLTTSSESPDHRNVVTVRGTLSDGQEVSVSGTLAGPKHLQKIVGVGEYDVDLALADHMIVLRYTDRPGVVGKVGQLLGEAGLNIAGMQVARAEEGGEALVVLTVDAAVPVDVLATISEEIGAASARTVNLG; encoded by the coding sequence GTGAGCTCGAAACCTGTCGTACTCATCGCCGAAGAGCTGTCGCCCGCCACGGTGGACGCCCTCGGTCCGGACTTCGAGATCCGGCACGTCAACGGCGCCGACCGCGCGGAGCTGCTCCCCGCGATCGTCGAGGTCGACGCGATCCTCGTCCGCTCCGCCACCAAGGTGGACGCCGAGGCCATCGCCGCCGCCAAGAAGCTGAAGGTCGTCGCTCGCGCCGGTGTCGGCCTCGACAACGTCGACGTCTCCTCCGCCACCAAGGCCGGCGTGATGGTCGTGAACGCGCCGACATCCAACATCGTCACCGCCGCCGAGCTCGCCTGCGGCCTGCTCGTCGCCACGGCCCGCAACATCCCGCAGGCCAACACCGCCCTGAAGAACGGCGAGTGGAAGCGGAACAAGTACACGGGTGTCGAGCTCAGCGAGAAGACCCTCGGCGTCGTCGGCCTCGGCCGCATCGGCGTCCTGGTCGCCCAGCGCATGTCGGCCTTCGGCATGAAGATCGTCGCGTACGACCCCTACGTGCAGCCCGCGCGCGCCGCCCAGATGGGCGTCAAGATGCTGACGCTGGACGAGCTGCTCGAGGCCGCCGACTTCATCACCGTGCACCTGCCCAAGACCCCCGAGACCGTCGGTCTCATCGGGGACGAGGCCCTGCACAAGGTCAAGCCGTCCGTCCGCATCGTCAACGCCGCCCGCGGCGGGATCGTGGACGAGGCCGCGCTGTACTCGGCCATCAAGGAGGGCCGCGTCGCCGGCGCCGGCCTCGACGTGTACGCGAAGGAGCCCTGCACGGACTCCCCGCTCTTCGAGCTCGACCAGGTCGTCTGCACCCCGCACCTCGGCGCGTCCACGGACGAGGCCCAGGAGAAGGCCGGCATCTCCGTCGCCAAGTCGGTGCGCCTCGCGCTCGCCGGCGAGCTCGTGCCGGACGCGGTCAACGTCCAGGGCGGTGTCATCGCCGAGGACGTCCGTCCGGGCCTGCCGCTCGCCGAGAAGCTCGGCCGCATCTTCACCGCCCTCGCGGGCGAGGTCGCGGTCCGCCTCGACGTGGAGGTCTGCGGCGAGATCACCCAGCACGACGTCAAGGTGCTCGAACTCTCCGCCCTCAAGGGTGTCTTCGAGGACGTCGTCGACGAGACGGTCTCCTACGTCAACGCCCCGCTGTTCGCGCAGGAGCGCGGTGTCGAGGTACGCCTGACCACCAGCTCGGAGTCCCCGGACCACCGCAACGTGGTGACCGTGCGCGGCACCCTGTCGGACGGTCAGGAGGTGTCGGTCTCCGGCACCCTGGCGGGCCCGAAGCACCTGCAGAAGATCGTCGGCGTGGGCGAGTACGACGTGGACCTGGCCCTGGCCGACCACATGATCGTGCTGCGCTACACCGACCGCCCCGGCGTCGTCGGCAAGGTCGGCCAGCTGCTCGGCGAGGCCGGTCTGAACATCGCGGGCATGCAGGTCGCCCGCGCCGAGGAGGGCGGCGAGGCGCTCGTCGTCCTCACCGTCGACGCGGCGGTCCCGGTGGACGTCCTCGCGACCATCTCGGAGGAGATCGGCGCCGCTTCGGCCCGTACGGTCAACCTCGGCTGA
- the ilvC gene encoding ketol-acid reductoisomerase, protein MAELFYENDADLSIIQGRKVAVIGYGSQGHAHALSLRDSGVDVVVGLKEGSKSKAKAEEQGLKVVSVSEAAEWANVIMILTPDPLQAEIYEESIKDNLKEGDALFFGHGFNVRYGFIKPPANVDVALVAPKGPGHLVRRQYEEGRGVPCIAAVEQDFSGSAFALALSYAAGIGGTRAGVIKTTFTEETETDLFGEQAVLCGGASALVKAGFEVLTEAGYQPEIAYFECLHELKLIVDLMYEGGLEKMRWSVSETAEWGDYITGPRVITDATKAEMKKVLAEIQSGEFANTWMAEYKAGLPKYNEYKKADEAHLLETTGKKLRKLMSWVDSDES, encoded by the coding sequence GTGGCCGAGCTGTTCTACGAGAACGACGCCGACCTGTCCATCATCCAGGGCCGCAAGGTCGCGGTCATCGGTTACGGCAGCCAGGGCCACGCCCACGCGCTGTCGCTCCGTGACTCCGGCGTCGACGTCGTCGTCGGTCTCAAGGAGGGCTCGAAGTCCAAGGCCAAGGCCGAGGAGCAGGGTCTGAAGGTCGTCTCCGTGTCGGAGGCCGCCGAGTGGGCGAACGTCATCATGATCCTGACCCCGGACCCGCTCCAGGCCGAGATCTACGAGGAGTCCATCAAGGACAACCTCAAGGAGGGCGACGCGCTCTTCTTCGGCCACGGCTTCAACGTCCGCTACGGCTTCATCAAGCCCCCGGCCAACGTGGACGTCGCCCTCGTCGCCCCGAAGGGCCCGGGCCACCTGGTCCGCCGTCAGTACGAGGAGGGCCGCGGCGTTCCGTGCATCGCCGCCGTCGAGCAGGACTTCTCGGGCAGCGCCTTCGCCCTGGCCCTGTCGTACGCGGCCGGCATCGGCGGCACCCGCGCCGGCGTCATCAAGACCACCTTCACCGAGGAGACCGAGACCGACCTGTTCGGTGAGCAGGCCGTCCTCTGCGGTGGCGCCTCCGCTCTGGTCAAGGCCGGCTTCGAGGTCCTGACCGAGGCCGGCTACCAGCCGGAGATCGCCTACTTCGAGTGCCTGCACGAGCTGAAGCTCATCGTCGACCTCATGTACGAGGGCGGCCTGGAGAAGATGCGCTGGTCGGTCTCCGAGACCGCCGAGTGGGGCGACTACATCACCGGCCCGCGCGTCATCACCGACGCCACCAAGGCCGAGATGAAGAAGGTCCTCGCCGAGATCCAGAGCGGTGAGTTCGCCAACACCTGGATGGCCGAGTACAAGGCCGGCCTGCCCAAGTACAACGAGTACAAGAAGGCCGACGAGGCCCACCTGCTCGAGACCACCGGCAAGAAGCTGCGCAAGCTGATGAGCTGGGTCGACAGCGACGAGAGCTGA
- the ilvN gene encoding acetolactate synthase small subunit: protein MSKHTLSVLVENTPGILARIAALFSRRGFNIDSLAVGVTEHPDISRITIVVNVEDLPLEQVTKQLNKLVNVLKIVELEPHNAIERELVLVKVRADNETRSQIVEIVQLFRAKTVDVSPEAVTIEATGGTDKLGAMLKMLEPFGIKELVQSGTIAIGRGGRSITDRSLRSLDRSA from the coding sequence ATGTCCAAGCACACGCTCTCCGTCCTGGTCGAGAACACGCCCGGCATCCTCGCCCGGATCGCCGCGCTGTTCTCCCGCCGCGGGTTCAACATCGACTCCCTCGCGGTCGGCGTCACCGAGCACCCCGACATCTCGCGCATCACCATCGTCGTGAACGTCGAGGACCTTCCGCTGGAGCAGGTGACCAAGCAGCTCAACAAGCTGGTCAACGTGCTCAAGATCGTCGAGCTGGAGCCGCACAACGCCATCGAGCGCGAACTCGTCCTGGTGAAGGTCCGCGCCGACAACGAGACCCGCTCGCAGATCGTCGAGATCGTCCAGCTGTTCCGCGCCAAGACCGTCGACGTCTCCCCGGAGGCCGTCACCATCGAGGCCACCGGCGGCACCGACAAGCTCGGCGCCATGCTCAAGATGCTGGAGCCCTTCGGCATCAAGGAGCTCGTCCAGTCCGGCACGATCGCCATAGGGCGTGGCGGCAGGTCCATCACGGACCGCAGCCTGCGCTCGCTCGACCGCAGCGCCTGA
- a CDS encoding acetolactate synthase large subunit, giving the protein MPMTEQASGAHHPQPRPRTGGQQSAAVEHVTGAQSLIRSLEEVGCDTVFGIPGGAILPAYDPMMDSKKVRHILVRHEQGAGHAATGYAQATGKVGVCMATSGPGATNLVTPIADAHMDSVPLVAITGQVSSKAIGTDAFQEADIVGITMPITKHNFLVTKAEDIPRTIAEAFHIASTGRPGPVLVDIAKDALQAKTTFSWPPSMDLPGYRPVTKPHAKQIREAAKLICQAKRPVLYVGGGVMKSGATAELKVLAELTGVPVATTLMALGSFPDSHPLHVGMPGMHGSVTGVTALQKSDLLIALGTRFDDRVTGKLDSFAPFAKVIHADIDPAEIGKNREVDVPIVGDAREVIADLIQAVQAEHTDGNAGDYTAWWKDLSRWRDTYPLGYDLPEDGMLSPQQVIERIGALAPKSTIFAAGVGQHQMWASHFVKYEEPRTWLNSGGAGTMGYAVPAAMGAKVGMPERTVWAIDGDGCFQMTNQELVTCALNNIPIKVAIINNGALGMVRQWQTLFYNQRYSNTVLHADETGHDTVGSQLGESTAPRKGTRVPDFVKLSEAMGCVALRCEDPADLDKVIAEANAINDRTVVIDFIVHEDAMVWPMVAAGTSNDEVMAARGVRPDFGDNEDD; this is encoded by the coding sequence ATGCCGATGACCGAGCAGGCCTCCGGGGCCCACCATCCGCAGCCGCGGCCCCGTACGGGCGGACAGCAGTCCGCCGCAGTTGAGCACGTCACGGGTGCGCAGTCCCTCATCCGCTCTCTCGAAGAGGTGGGGTGCGACACCGTCTTCGGTATCCCGGGCGGCGCCATCCTCCCGGCTTACGACCCGATGATGGACAGCAAGAAGGTCCGTCACATCCTGGTCCGCCACGAGCAGGGGGCCGGCCACGCCGCCACGGGCTACGCGCAGGCCACCGGCAAGGTCGGGGTCTGCATGGCCACCTCCGGCCCGGGCGCCACCAACCTGGTCACCCCGATCGCCGACGCGCACATGGACTCCGTCCCGCTCGTCGCGATCACCGGCCAGGTCTCCTCCAAGGCGATCGGCACCGACGCCTTCCAGGAGGCGGACATCGTCGGCATCACGATGCCGATCACCAAGCACAACTTCCTGGTCACCAAGGCCGAGGACATCCCGCGGACGATCGCCGAGGCCTTCCACATCGCCTCCACCGGCCGTCCCGGCCCGGTCCTGGTCGACATCGCCAAGGACGCCCTCCAGGCGAAGACCACCTTCTCCTGGCCGCCGTCGATGGACCTGCCCGGCTACCGGCCGGTCACCAAGCCGCACGCCAAGCAGATCCGCGAGGCCGCCAAGCTCATCTGCCAGGCCAAGCGCCCGGTCCTGTACGTCGGCGGCGGCGTCATGAAGTCCGGTGCCACGGCCGAGCTGAAGGTCCTCGCCGAGCTGACCGGAGTCCCGGTCGCCACCACGCTGATGGCGCTGGGCTCCTTCCCCGACAGCCACCCGCTGCACGTGGGCATGCCGGGCATGCACGGCTCCGTCACCGGCGTCACCGCGCTCCAGAAGTCGGACCTGCTGATCGCGCTCGGCACCCGCTTCGACGACCGCGTCACCGGCAAGCTGGACAGCTTCGCCCCCTTCGCCAAGGTCATCCACGCGGACATCGACCCGGCTGAGATCGGCAAGAACCGCGAGGTCGACGTCCCGATCGTGGGCGACGCGCGCGAGGTCATCGCCGACCTGATCCAGGCGGTCCAGGCCGAGCACACCGACGGCAACGCGGGCGACTACACCGCCTGGTGGAAGGACCTCAGCCGCTGGCGGGACACGTACCCGCTGGGCTACGACCTGCCCGAGGACGGCATGCTCTCCCCGCAGCAGGTCATCGAGCGGATCGGCGCGCTCGCGCCGAAGAGCACGATCTTCGCGGCGGGCGTCGGCCAGCACCAGATGTGGGCCTCGCACTTCGTCAAGTACGAGGAGCCCCGCACCTGGCTGAACTCCGGCGGCGCCGGAACCATGGGCTACGCGGTCCCCGCCGCGATGGGCGCCAAGGTCGGCATGCCGGAGCGCACCGTCTGGGCGATCGACGGCGACGGCTGTTTCCAGATGACCAATCAGGAACTGGTCACCTGCGCGCTGAACAACATCCCGATCAAGGTCGCGATCATCAACAACGGCGCGCTGGGCATGGTCCGCCAGTGGCAGACCCTGTTCTACAACCAGCGGTACTCCAACACCGTGCTGCACGCGGACGAGACCGGCCACGACACCGTGGGCTCCCAGCTCGGCGAGTCCACCGCGCCCCGCAAGGGCACCCGCGTCCCGGACTTCGTCAAGCTGTCCGAGGCCATGGGCTGCGTCGCGCTGCGCTGCGAGGACCCGGCGGACCTGGACAAGGTCATCGCCGAGGCCAACGCGATCAACGACCGCACGGTCGTGATCGACTTCATCGTCCACGAGGACGCCATGGTGTGGCCGATGGTCGCCGCCGGCACCTCCAACGACGAGGTCATGGCAGCCCGGGGCGTCCGCCCCGACTTCGGCGACAACGAAGACGACTGA